The genomic region TCATGCATAATGACCCAATTTTCAATTAATACGGAATTTGGGGGAAATTGTATGCATAGGTATATTCTGAGACGATTACTATTACTAATACCTGTTATGCTGGGAGTTTCATTTGTAGTTTTTACTATTATGTATTTTACACCTGGTGATCCAGCTCAGGTAATGTTAGGAGAAAGAGCACCAAAAGAGGAAGTGGAAGCTTTAAGAGAACAGATGGGACTTAATGACCCATTCCATGAGCAATACTTTAATTTTGTAAAAAATGCCCTTAAAGGGGATTTAGGTAGATCACTTGTAACAAAACAACCAGTTACAAGCGAATTAATGGGGAGGTTTCCTGCGACATTACAATTAGCTGCAGCTGCGGTATTGATAGCTGTTCTTATAGGTATTCCAATTGGAATTATCTCCGCAACCAAGCAATACTCGGTCTTCGATATGGTAAGTATGGTTTTTGCCCTAATCGGAGTTTCAATGCCTAACTTTTGGCAAGGGTTAATGATGATATTACTATTTTCAGTAACATTAGGTATGCTGCCTTCAGGTGGCTATGGTACATTTAGACATTTAATTTTGCCTGCTTTAACCATAGGTACAAGTTCAGCGGCTATAATTACACGAATGACACGTTCAAGTATGCTTGAGGTAGTAAGACAGGACTATATTAGAACAGCTAGAGCTAAGGGCTTAAAAGAAAGTGTTGTTATTAATAGACACGCTCTTAAAAATGCACTTATACCAATTGTAACAGTTATTGGTTTGCAGTTTGGATATCTTTTAGGTGGGGCAGTTTTAACAGAGTCAATATTTTCA from Serpentinicella alkaliphila harbors:
- the nikB gene encoding nickel ABC transporter permease — its product is MHRYILRRLLLLIPVMLGVSFVVFTIMYFTPGDPAQVMLGERAPKEEVEALREQMGLNDPFHEQYFNFVKNALKGDLGRSLVTKQPVTSELMGRFPATLQLAAAAVLIAVLIGIPIGIISATKQYSVFDMVSMVFALIGVSMPNFWQGLMMILLFSVTLGMLPSGGYGTFRHLILPALTIGTSSAAIITRMTRSSMLEVVRQDYIRTARAKGLKESVVINRHALKNALIPIVTVIGLQFGYLLGGAVLTESIFSWPGVGRLMVDAIRQKDYFVVQGGVLLIALAFSLVNLTVDILYAFLDPRIKAQYK